From one Streptomyces sp. N50 genomic stretch:
- a CDS encoding DUF4349 domain-containing protein, whose translation MRARLSVRPVQALAGLLLASALALAGCSGGASEKSASDSGAGAKAVAPDAAQQEGASGSGNARNTKALPKLTASSIIRTASLSVRVKDVPKALDEARTTTENAGGFVGNESTTRDGQGHERTRVVLRVPSDKYDEVLADLEGAGKLLSRTAKAQDVTDQVVDVDSRIASQRASVARVRELMDRATKLSDVVELEGELSTRESDLEALLAQQSSLKDRTSLATITLSLSQTPVAKPAAKDDSPGFVDAVAGGWHVFVTMLRWIALSLGAVLPFAAVAALALFVWLRLVRPRRAAAVPAATGVGPLPEARPVRPEGEGGQD comes from the coding sequence ATGCGCGCACGACTCTCCGTACGACCCGTCCAGGCCCTCGCCGGCCTCCTGTTGGCCTCGGCGCTCGCGCTCGCCGGGTGCAGCGGCGGCGCGAGCGAGAAAAGCGCCAGCGACTCCGGCGCGGGCGCCAAGGCCGTCGCCCCGGACGCCGCCCAGCAGGAGGGCGCGTCCGGCAGCGGCAACGCCAGGAACACCAAGGCCCTCCCCAAGCTCACCGCGAGCAGCATCATCCGTACGGCCTCGCTGTCCGTGCGGGTCAAGGACGTACCGAAGGCCCTCGACGAGGCCCGTACCACCACCGAGAACGCGGGCGGGTTCGTCGGCAACGAGTCGACCACCCGGGACGGGCAGGGCCACGAGCGCACGCGGGTCGTCCTGCGCGTGCCCAGCGACAAGTACGACGAGGTCCTCGCCGACCTGGAGGGCGCGGGCAAGCTCCTGTCGCGCACCGCGAAGGCGCAGGACGTCACCGACCAGGTCGTGGACGTGGACAGCCGCATCGCCTCGCAGCGGGCCAGCGTGGCACGCGTGCGTGAACTGATGGACCGCGCCACCAAGTTGAGCGATGTGGTGGAGCTGGAGGGCGAGTTGAGCACCCGCGAGTCCGACCTGGAGGCACTGCTCGCCCAGCAGTCCTCCCTGAAGGACCGCACCAGCCTGGCCACCATCACGCTGTCCCTGTCGCAGACCCCGGTCGCGAAGCCGGCCGCGAAGGACGACAGCCCGGGCTTCGTGGACGCCGTGGCGGGCGGCTGGCACGTCTTCGTGACGATGCTGCGCTGGATCGCCCTGTCGCTCGGCGCGGTGCTGCCGTTCGCGGCCGTGGCGGCGCTGGCGCTCTTCGTGTGGCTGCGTCTCGTACGGCCGCGTCGGGCGGCGGCCGTTCCGGCGGCCACCGGGGTGGGACCACTCCCGGAAGCCCGTCCGGTACGACCTGAGGGGGAAGGCGGGCAGGACTGA
- the hemG gene encoding protoporphyrinogen oxidase: protein MREVETRTGTGHVVVIGAGIGGLAAAHRLLDRGVRVTVVEASDRVGGKLLPGEIAGARVDLGAESMLARRPEAVALAREVGLTDRLQAPATATASIWTRGALRPMPKGHVMGVPGTASALSGVLSDEGLHRIERDADLPRTEVGDDVAVGEYVAARLGREVVDRLVEPLLGGVYAGDAYRISMRSAVPQLYQAAKTHDSLTEAVRGIQERAAAAQQTGPVFMGIQGGVGQLPLAVAESARARGAEILTGTPVTELRRSGTSGWRVVAGDRVLEADGVIVAVPAPVAAELLRPEAPGAAAELSAVEYASMALITFAYRRADTELPEGSGFLVPPVDGRTIKASTFASQKWGWIADENPDVLVLRTSVGRYGETTILERDDTGLVDVSRHDLREATGLDAEPLATRVTRWTDGLPQYPVGHHARVTRIREHVGKLPGLAVCGAAYDGVGIPATIASAYAAVERLTGDPVPSASGGAGE from the coding sequence ATGCGCGAAGTGGAGACTCGTACGGGCACAGGGCATGTCGTCGTCATCGGCGCCGGGATCGGCGGGCTGGCCGCCGCACACCGGCTGCTGGACAGAGGCGTGCGCGTGACCGTCGTCGAGGCGTCGGACCGGGTCGGTGGCAAGCTGCTGCCCGGTGAGATCGCGGGCGCCCGCGTGGACCTCGGCGCCGAGTCGATGCTGGCCCGCCGCCCCGAGGCCGTCGCCCTGGCCCGCGAGGTCGGCCTCACCGACCGCCTCCAGGCGCCCGCCACGGCCACCGCGTCGATCTGGACCCGGGGCGCCCTGCGCCCCATGCCCAAGGGCCACGTGATGGGCGTCCCCGGCACCGCGTCCGCCCTCTCCGGAGTCCTCTCGGACGAGGGCCTGCACCGCATCGAGCGCGACGCCGACCTGCCCCGCACGGAGGTCGGCGACGACGTGGCGGTAGGGGAGTACGTGGCGGCACGCCTCGGCCGCGAGGTCGTCGACCGCCTCGTGGAGCCCCTCCTGGGCGGGGTCTACGCGGGCGACGCGTACCGCATCTCGATGCGCTCCGCAGTCCCGCAGCTGTACCAGGCGGCGAAGACCCACGACTCCCTCACCGAGGCCGTCCGGGGCATCCAGGAGCGCGCCGCCGCCGCCCAGCAGACCGGCCCGGTCTTCATGGGCATCCAGGGCGGAGTGGGCCAACTCCCGCTCGCCGTCGCGGAGTCGGCCCGCGCGCGGGGCGCCGAGATCCTCACCGGGACACCGGTCACGGAGCTGCGCCGCAGCGGCACGTCGGGCTGGCGAGTCGTCGCCGGAGACCGCGTGCTCGAAGCCGACGGCGTGATCGTCGCCGTCCCCGCCCCGGTCGCCGCCGAGCTGCTACGGCCCGAAGCGCCGGGCGCCGCGGCCGAGTTGAGCGCCGTCGAGTACGCCTCGATGGCCCTGATCACCTTCGCCTACCGCCGCGCGGACACCGAACTCCCCGAAGGCAGTGGCTTCTTGGTGCCGCCGGTCGACGGCCGCACCATCAAGGCATCCACCTTCGCCTCCCAGAAATGGGGCTGGATCGCCGACGAGAACCCGGACGTGCTGGTCCTGCGCACCTCGGTGGGCCGCTACGGCGAGACGACGATCCTGGAGCGCGACGACACCGGCCTGGTCGACGTCTCCCGGCACGACCTGCGCGAGGCCACCGGCCTGGACGCCGAGCCCCTCGCCACCCGCGTCACCCGCTGGACCGACGGCCTGCCCCAGTACCCGGTGGGCCACCACGCGCGCGTGACCCGCATCCGCGAACACGTGGGCAAGCTGCCCGGACTGGCCGTCTGCGGTGCCGCGTACGACGGGGTCGGCATCCCGGCCACCATCGCGAGCGCGTACGCGGCCGTCGAGCGGCTGACCGGTGACCCGGTGCCGAGCGCCTCCGGCGGAGCGGGAGAATAG
- the hemQ gene encoding hydrogen peroxide-dependent heme synthase: MSDDAPTTEPGRIPNKGKLAKDLNEVIRYTLWSVFKLKDVLPEDRAGYADEVQELFDQLAAKDVTVRGTYDVSGLRADADLMIWWHAETADQLQEAYNLFRRTKLGRALDPVWSNMALHRPAEFNRSHIPAFLADETPRNYISVYPFVRSYDWYLLPDEDRRRMLADHGKMARGYPDVRANTVASFSLGDYEWLLAFEADELYRIVDLMRHLRASEARMHVREEVPFYTGRRKDIGELVAGLA, encoded by the coding sequence ATGAGTGACGACGCCCCCACCACCGAGCCCGGCCGCATCCCGAACAAGGGCAAGCTGGCCAAGGACCTCAACGAGGTCATCCGCTACACCCTGTGGTCCGTCTTCAAGCTGAAGGACGTGCTGCCCGAGGATCGCGCCGGATACGCCGACGAGGTCCAGGAGCTGTTCGACCAGCTCGCCGCGAAGGACGTGACCGTCCGCGGCACGTACGACGTCTCGGGCCTGCGTGCCGACGCCGACCTCATGATCTGGTGGCACGCCGAGACCGCCGACCAGCTCCAGGAGGCGTACAACCTCTTCCGCCGCACGAAGCTCGGCCGCGCCCTGGACCCGGTCTGGTCGAACATGGCGCTGCACCGCCCCGCCGAGTTCAACCGCTCGCACATCCCGGCCTTCCTGGCCGACGAGACCCCGCGCAACTACATCAGCGTGTACCCGTTCGTGCGCTCCTACGACTGGTACCTGCTCCCCGACGAGGACCGCCGCCGCATGCTCGCGGACCACGGCAAGATGGCCCGCGGCTACCCGGACGTCCGCGCCAACACGGTCGCGTCCTTCTCCCTCGGCGACTACGAATGGCTCCTGGCCTTCGAGGCCGACGAGCTCTACCGCATCGTCGACCTCATGCGCCACCTGCGCGCGTCCGAGGCCCGCATGCACGTCCGCGAGGAGGTCCCCTTCTACACGGGCCGCCGCAAGGACATCGGTGAGCTGGTAGCGGGCTTGGCGTAG
- a CDS encoding alpha/beta hydrolase, whose product MRAAALYSAAGSLLLTTLAAAPATGAPGAAESTGTALAAAHARAAGITFGKCPDAQDLPGTMECGTVSVPLDYAHPDGKQIKLTVSRARATHKDPHNSKRRVPGQGSLVYNPGGPGASGLYFPLIGMLPEWKRIASAYDLVGYAPRGVDKSAPLSCEDPKHFFKAPSQSPTYPSESYKKERIAEAKSYARGCAKRSGSKLRFYTSLNNARDLDVLRAALGEDRLTFMGASYGTYFGALYATLFPTHVRRMVFDSAVNPDPEQIWYRNNLDQSAAFEGRWTDFREWIARHDDVYGLGDTADKVLGNYRKAEARLAEKPAGGKVGPAQLQGAILSAGYYDDYWPHSAAALSAYLKGDPKPLIQQAGPTPGAAVEAENGNAVYTAVECNDAAWPTDWQTWDRDNTRLARVAPFETWDNVWMNLPCAYWPEPRQQPLDVRTGPGELPPVLIMAAERDAATPYSGALELQQRLSDSVLVTERDAGTHGIAGGSNKCVNGYLDAYLLEGRLPERRAACAPHAEPKAARPGSS is encoded by the coding sequence ATGCGAGCCGCCGCCCTGTACTCGGCCGCCGGGTCCTTGCTCCTCACCACCCTCGCCGCCGCCCCGGCCACCGGCGCCCCCGGCGCCGCGGAGTCGACCGGCACCGCGCTGGCCGCCGCGCACGCCCGGGCGGCGGGCATCACCTTCGGGAAGTGCCCCGACGCCCAGGACCTGCCCGGCACCATGGAGTGCGGCACGGTCTCCGTCCCGCTCGACTACGCGCACCCCGACGGCAAGCAGATCAAGCTGACCGTCAGCCGCGCCCGGGCCACCCACAAGGACCCGCACAACAGCAAGCGCAGAGTGCCCGGCCAGGGCTCCCTGGTCTACAACCCCGGCGGCCCGGGCGCCTCCGGCCTCTACTTCCCGCTGATCGGCATGCTCCCCGAGTGGAAGCGCATCGCGTCGGCCTACGACCTCGTCGGCTACGCCCCGCGCGGGGTCGACAAGTCGGCACCCCTGTCCTGCGAGGACCCCAAGCACTTCTTCAAGGCACCTTCGCAGTCGCCGACGTACCCCTCGGAGTCGTACAAGAAGGAACGCATCGCGGAGGCCAAGTCCTATGCGCGCGGCTGCGCCAAGCGCTCCGGCAGCAAGCTCCGCTTCTACACCTCCCTGAACAACGCCCGCGACCTGGACGTCCTGCGCGCCGCACTCGGCGAGGACAGGCTGACGTTCATGGGCGCGTCCTACGGGACCTACTTCGGGGCGCTGTACGCGACGCTGTTCCCCACGCACGTACGGCGGATGGTGTTCGACTCTGCGGTGAACCCGGACCCCGAGCAGATCTGGTACCGCAACAACCTCGACCAGTCGGCCGCGTTCGAGGGCCGCTGGACGGACTTCCGCGAGTGGATCGCCAGGCACGACGACGTCTACGGCCTCGGCGACACGGCGGACAAGGTGCTCGGCAACTACCGCAAGGCGGAGGCGCGGCTCGCGGAGAAGCCCGCGGGCGGGAAGGTGGGTCCTGCGCAGTTGCAGGGCGCGATCCTGTCCGCCGGGTACTACGACGACTACTGGCCGCACAGTGCGGCTGCCTTGTCGGCGTATCTGAAGGGCGACCCCAAGCCGTTGATCCAGCAGGCCGGGCCTACGCCGGGGGCGGCTGTCGAGGCGGAGAACGGGAACGCGGTGTACACGGCTGTCGAGTGCAACGACGCGGCCTGGCCTACCGATTGGCAGACCTGGGACCGGGACAACACCCGGCTCGCGCGGGTGGCGCCGTTCGAGACGTGGGACAACGTGTGGATGAATCTGCCCTGTGCGTATTGGCCCGAGCCGCGTCAGCAGCCCCTGGATGTGCGCACGGGTCCGGGTGAGTTGCCGCCGGTGCTGATCATGGCTGCTGAGCGGGATGCGGCTACGCCCTATTCCGGCGCCCTTGAGTTGCAACAGCGCTTGTCCGACTCGGTGTTGGTGACTGAGCGGGATGCGGGGACTCATGGGATCGCCGGGGGGTCCAACAAGTGCGTCAACGGGTATCTGGACGCTTACCTGTTGGAAGGGCGGTTGCCCGAGCGGCGGGCTGCGTGTGCTCCGCACGCTGAGCCGAAGGCTGCGCGACCGGGTAGTTCTTAG
- a CDS encoding TIGR04222 domain-containing membrane protein, with product MFWVLLLLLAWAVAGTACTRLCLAAVRAAAVDTDDAGTGHDLTLYEAAFLSGGPARVADLTLVSMARQHRLLLAHTGWATVVDPRGRDAIERSVIGAIGPEGQSRIGPVRATAAATDAVRDVADRLVDAGLAVPDGSSTTVASGVRQVRGAALVVLVLGATALLTPGAEMPRGLVALWFALPLALTLSCLAIARVEVHPYSRWASPAGQRLLGTLARHAGSGDDRTYLTSVAVRGIRAVGEPDLRAAFAHREQYEWRR from the coding sequence ATGTTCTGGGTCCTTCTCCTGCTCCTGGCCTGGGCCGTCGCCGGCACGGCGTGCACGCGGCTGTGCCTGGCCGCCGTCAGAGCGGCGGCCGTCGACACGGACGACGCGGGCACGGGACACGATCTGACGCTCTACGAGGCGGCGTTCCTCTCCGGCGGTCCCGCGCGGGTCGCCGATCTGACGCTGGTCTCCATGGCGCGGCAGCACCGGCTGCTGCTCGCGCACACCGGCTGGGCGACCGTCGTCGACCCGCGCGGCCGGGACGCCATCGAGCGGTCGGTGATAGGCGCGATCGGGCCCGAGGGGCAGTCCAGGATCGGCCCGGTGCGGGCCACCGCGGCGGCCACGGACGCGGTCCGCGACGTCGCGGACCGGCTCGTCGACGCGGGCCTGGCCGTACCGGACGGCAGCAGTACGACCGTCGCGTCCGGGGTACGGCAGGTGCGGGGCGCCGCGCTCGTCGTGCTCGTGCTGGGCGCGACCGCGCTGCTGACGCCGGGGGCCGAGATGCCGCGGGGGCTGGTCGCGCTCTGGTTCGCGCTGCCGCTGGCCCTCACGCTGAGCTGTCTGGCCATCGCGCGGGTCGAGGTGCACCCGTACTCGCGCTGGGCCTCCCCGGCCGGTCAGCGGCTGCTCGGCACGCTGGCCCGGCACGCGGGCAGCGGGGACGACCGTACGTATCTGACGTCCGTCGCCGTACGCGGCATCCGCGCGGTCGGCGAGCCGGATCTGCGGGCGGCCTTCGCGCACCGCGAGCAGTATGAGTGGCGCCGCTGA
- a CDS encoding DUF4142 domain-containing protein, with the protein MRPRPPVKGRGIVSGTGVIVIGLTATLAALVFPVWSYADRSGTTGASVLSDQTVTTQYGPLSALDRDFVTRVRLAGLWELPAGQQAEEKGTTAAVRTAGQHLIDGHTFLDERVRDVAARLGVPLPNQPNAQQQQWLATLNAAQGVDFDRKFANILRLAHGKVFTVVAQVRATTQNSLVRALADDANTTVLDHIKVLEATGYVDFGALARDMAASSSPVPSVSAAADPGQVVPLAPSVSPTYTLPPAASAPPPSAQP; encoded by the coding sequence ATGCGACCGCGACCACCCGTAAAGGGCCGAGGCATAGTCAGTGGCACCGGCGTCATCGTCATCGGCCTGACCGCGACCCTGGCCGCGCTGGTCTTCCCGGTCTGGTCCTACGCCGACCGGTCCGGGACGACCGGCGCCAGCGTGCTCAGCGACCAGACCGTGACGACGCAGTACGGACCGTTGTCCGCCCTGGACCGGGACTTCGTCACCAGGGTCCGGCTGGCCGGGCTGTGGGAGCTGCCGGCCGGGCAGCAGGCGGAGGAGAAGGGCACGACCGCGGCCGTGCGGACGGCGGGGCAGCACCTCATCGACGGCCACACGTTCCTGGACGAGCGGGTGCGGGACGTCGCCGCCCGGCTCGGGGTGCCGCTGCCCAACCAGCCCAACGCGCAGCAACAGCAGTGGCTCGCCACGCTGAACGCGGCGCAGGGCGTGGACTTCGACCGCAAGTTCGCCAACATCCTGCGCCTCGCGCACGGCAAGGTGTTCACGGTGGTCGCGCAGGTCCGCGCGACCACCCAGAACTCCCTGGTCCGCGCCCTCGCCGACGACGCCAACACGACCGTCCTGGACCACATCAAGGTCCTGGAGGCCACCGGGTACGTCGACTTCGGCGCGCTGGCCCGGGACATGGCGGCGTCGAGCTCGCCGGTGCCCAGCGTCTCCGCCGCGGCCGACCCCGGTCAGGTGGTCCCGCTGGCCCCGTCGGTCTCCCCGACCTACACGCTCCCGCCGGCTGCCTCCGCCCCACCGCCGTCGGCGCAGCCGTAG
- a CDS encoding DUF692 domain-containing protein, whose amino-acid sequence MERLGTGIGWRPEIADAVERMPGIDWVEAVAENVCPGHLPDSLLRLRERGVTVIPHGVSLGLGGADRPDEGRLTALAERAEALGAPLVTEHIAFVRAGGPLTASPLLEAGHLLPVPRTRDALDVLCENIRIAQAALPVPLAVENIAALLAWPGEEMTEGQFLYELADRTGVRLLIDVANLHTNHVNRGEDPAKALAELPVEAIAYVHVAGGIERDGVWHDTHAHPVPAPVLAILTDLASRVSPPGVLLERDDNFPEPAVLERELEAIQGALTKGWARSAARGAPSREGQTISAVEASKTAPAHEATAAARQRLGLAQTALLSALVAGTPVPDGFDRVRLGVQARALGVKRADVVAKVAPELPEILGELYRPAFLAYAHSHPMTGGYRRDALDFAGQLLLSGGPKDAEVRREVREWWLERSGPAPRSTRPAVRLARATRRVLLRR is encoded by the coding sequence ATGGAGCGACTGGGAACGGGCATCGGCTGGCGGCCGGAGATCGCGGACGCCGTGGAACGCATGCCGGGCATCGACTGGGTCGAGGCCGTGGCCGAGAACGTCTGCCCCGGCCACCTCCCCGACTCCCTGCTACGGCTGCGCGAGCGCGGAGTGACGGTCATCCCGCACGGCGTCTCCCTCGGCCTCGGCGGCGCCGACCGCCCGGACGAGGGCAGACTGACGGCGCTCGCCGAGCGGGCCGAGGCGCTGGGCGCGCCGCTGGTCACCGAGCACATCGCGTTCGTCCGCGCGGGCGGCCCGCTGACCGCCTCCCCGCTCCTGGAAGCCGGCCACCTGCTGCCCGTACCGCGCACCCGCGACGCCCTCGACGTGCTCTGCGAGAACATCCGCATCGCCCAGGCCGCACTGCCCGTACCCCTCGCGGTCGAGAACATCGCCGCGCTGCTCGCCTGGCCGGGCGAGGAGATGACCGAGGGACAGTTCCTCTACGAACTGGCCGACCGCACCGGCGTACGGCTCCTCATCGACGTCGCCAACCTGCACACCAACCACGTCAACCGCGGCGAGGACCCGGCCAAGGCCCTCGCCGAACTCCCCGTCGAGGCCATCGCCTACGTCCACGTCGCGGGCGGCATCGAACGCGACGGCGTCTGGCACGACACCCACGCGCACCCGGTCCCCGCGCCGGTCCTCGCCATCCTGACCGACCTCGCGTCCCGCGTCTCCCCGCCCGGGGTGCTGCTGGAGCGTGACGACAACTTCCCCGAACCGGCCGTGCTGGAGCGGGAGTTGGAGGCGATTCAGGGGGCGCTGACCAAGGGGTGGGCACGGTCGGCCGCGCGCGGGGCGCCTTCGCGGGAAGGGCAGACGATCAGCGCCGTAGAGGCATCGAAGACGGCACCCGCGCACGAGGCCACCGCCGCCGCCCGTCAGCGCCTCGGCCTCGCCCAGACCGCCCTCCTCTCCGCCCTGGTCGCCGGGACTCCCGTCCCCGACGGGTTCGACCGGGTGCGGCTCGGTGTGCAGGCGCGGGCGCTCGGGGTGAAGCGGGCCGATGTCGTGGCGAAGGTGGCGCCCGAACTGCCGGAGATTCTCGGGGAGTTGTACCGGCCGGCCTTCCTCGCGTACGCGCACTCGCACCCGATGACCGGCGGTTACCGGCGTGACGCGCTGGACTTCGCGGGGCAGCTGCTGCTGTCGGGCGGGCCAAAGGACGCGGAGGTGCGGCGGGAGGTGCGGGAGTGGTGGCTGGAGCGGTCGGGGCCCGCCCCGCGTTCGACGCGGCCGGCGGTCCGGCTCGCGCGTGCCACCCGGCGGGTGCTGCTGCGCCGTTGA